One Gossypium raimondii isolate GPD5lz chromosome 3, ASM2569854v1, whole genome shotgun sequence genomic window carries:
- the LOC105796801 gene encoding sugar transporter ERD6-like 16 isoform X2 — protein MFGSILTIGAMLGAVTSGRIADMIGRKGAMRLSAGFCITGWLAVYFSKGAVSLDIGRFSTGYGIGVFSYVVPIFIAEIAPKNLRGGLTTLNQLMIVTGSSVAFLIGTIIPWRELALTGLVPCIFLFVGLCFIPESPRWLAKVGQNKEFQVALRKLRGKDADITQEAAEIQMYIETLQSLPKTRMLDLFQPKYIRSVMIGVALMVFQQFGGINGISFYASETFASAGLSSGKAGTIAYACVQVPITVVGAMLMDKSGRRPLIMVSAAGTFLGCFMSGTSFYLKEHNLLPEWVPILAVGGVLIYVASFSIGMGAVPWVIMSEIFPINIKGVAGSLVVLVNWLGAWAVSYTFNFLMSWSSSGTFFIYSGFSLMTILYVAKFVPETKGKTLEEIQACINS, from the exons ATGTTTGGTTCTATCTTAACCATTGGTGCAATGCTTGGTGCTGTCACTAGTGGTCGGATTGCAGACATGATTGGTCGAAAAGGG GCAATGAGATTATCAGCTGGTTTTTGCATCACTGGATGGCTTGCTGTTTATTTCTCTAAG GGAGCTGTTTCACTCGATATTGGAAGGTTTTCCACTGGATATGGCATTGGAGTTTTCTCATACGTG GTTCCAATCTTCATAGCTGAAATAGCACCAAAGAATCTCAGAGGAGGGCTCACAACATTGAATCAG CTCATGATTGTTACCGGTTCATCAGTTGCATTCTTAATAGGAACAATTATACCATGGAGGGAACTTGCTCTAACTG GACTTGTGCCATGCATTTTCCTGTTTGTTGGCCTCTGTTTCATACCGGAATCTCCAAGATGGCTG GCAAAGGTTGGCCAAAACAAAGAATTTCAGGTTGCTCTTCGAAAACTTAGAGGCAAAGATGCTGATATCACTCAAGAAGCTGCAGAAAttcaa ATGTACATTGAAACTCTTCAAAGCCTACCAAAAACTAGAATGCTGGATTTGTTTCAACCAAAATACATTCGTTCAGTGATG ATTGGAGTTGCATTAATGGTGTTTCAACAATTTGGAGGAATTAATGGAATAAGTTTCTATGCAAGTGAAACCTTTGCATCAGCTG GGCTTTCTTCAGGAAAAGCTGGAACCATAGCTTATGCTTGTGTTCAG GTCCCTATAACTGTTGTGGGAGCAATGTTAATGGACAAATCAGGGAGAAGACCATTgataatg GTTTCTGCAGCTGGCACATTTCTTGGTTGCTTCATGTCTGGCACTTCATTTTATCTCAAA GAACACAATCTTTTGCCTGAATGGGTGCCAATATTAGCTGTTGGTGGAGTCCTT atttatGTGGCATCTTTCTCAATTGGAATGGGAGCAGTCCCTTGGGTGATAATGTCTGAG ATTTTCCCTATAAATATTAAGGGAGTAGCGGGTAGCTTGGTGGTCTTGGTGAACTGGTTAGGTGCATGGGCAGTTTCTTACACATTCAACTTCCTCATGAGCTGGAGTTCATCAG GAACCTTTTTTATATACTCAGGATTCTCTTTAATGACTATCCTATATGTAGCCAAATTTGTCCCAGAAACTAAAGGGAAAACACTAGAAGAAATCCAGGCATGCATCAATTCATAG
- the LOC105796801 gene encoding sugar transporter ERD6-like 16 isoform X1: MTIRQFKDVESGEINGLEDLEKPLIGADDEKIVVHHENGSIWMVLLCTFVAVCGSFEFGSCVGYSAPTQSAISEDLNLSLSEFSMFGSILTIGAMLGAVTSGRIADMIGRKGAMRLSAGFCITGWLAVYFSKGAVSLDIGRFSTGYGIGVFSYVVPIFIAEIAPKNLRGGLTTLNQLMIVTGSSVAFLIGTIIPWRELALTGLVPCIFLFVGLCFIPESPRWLAKVGQNKEFQVALRKLRGKDADITQEAAEIQMYIETLQSLPKTRMLDLFQPKYIRSVMIGVALMVFQQFGGINGISFYASETFASAGLSSGKAGTIAYACVQVPITVVGAMLMDKSGRRPLIMVSAAGTFLGCFMSGTSFYLKEHNLLPEWVPILAVGGVLIYVASFSIGMGAVPWVIMSEIFPINIKGVAGSLVVLVNWLGAWAVSYTFNFLMSWSSSGTFFIYSGFSLMTILYVAKFVPETKGKTLEEIQACINS; the protein is encoded by the exons ATGACAATTCGGCAGTTTAAAGATGTTGAAAGTGGTGAAATCAATGGGCTTGAAGATTTAGAGAAGCCATTGATTGGTGCAGATGATGAGAAAATTGTTGTTCATCATGAAAATGGATCCATTTGGATGGTTTTGCTTTGCACATTCGTTGCTGTTTGCGGTTCATTTGAATTTGGGTCATGT GTGGGGTATTCAGCACCCACTCAATCAGCTATCAGTGAAGATCTTAATCTATCCCTATCTGAG TTTTCAATGTTTGGTTCTATCTTAACCATTGGTGCAATGCTTGGTGCTGTCACTAGTGGTCGGATTGCAGACATGATTGGTCGAAAAGGG GCAATGAGATTATCAGCTGGTTTTTGCATCACTGGATGGCTTGCTGTTTATTTCTCTAAG GGAGCTGTTTCACTCGATATTGGAAGGTTTTCCACTGGATATGGCATTGGAGTTTTCTCATACGTG GTTCCAATCTTCATAGCTGAAATAGCACCAAAGAATCTCAGAGGAGGGCTCACAACATTGAATCAG CTCATGATTGTTACCGGTTCATCAGTTGCATTCTTAATAGGAACAATTATACCATGGAGGGAACTTGCTCTAACTG GACTTGTGCCATGCATTTTCCTGTTTGTTGGCCTCTGTTTCATACCGGAATCTCCAAGATGGCTG GCAAAGGTTGGCCAAAACAAAGAATTTCAGGTTGCTCTTCGAAAACTTAGAGGCAAAGATGCTGATATCACTCAAGAAGCTGCAGAAAttcaa ATGTACATTGAAACTCTTCAAAGCCTACCAAAAACTAGAATGCTGGATTTGTTTCAACCAAAATACATTCGTTCAGTGATG ATTGGAGTTGCATTAATGGTGTTTCAACAATTTGGAGGAATTAATGGAATAAGTTTCTATGCAAGTGAAACCTTTGCATCAGCTG GGCTTTCTTCAGGAAAAGCTGGAACCATAGCTTATGCTTGTGTTCAG GTCCCTATAACTGTTGTGGGAGCAATGTTAATGGACAAATCAGGGAGAAGACCATTgataatg GTTTCTGCAGCTGGCACATTTCTTGGTTGCTTCATGTCTGGCACTTCATTTTATCTCAAA GAACACAATCTTTTGCCTGAATGGGTGCCAATATTAGCTGTTGGTGGAGTCCTT atttatGTGGCATCTTTCTCAATTGGAATGGGAGCAGTCCCTTGGGTGATAATGTCTGAG ATTTTCCCTATAAATATTAAGGGAGTAGCGGGTAGCTTGGTGGTCTTGGTGAACTGGTTAGGTGCATGGGCAGTTTCTTACACATTCAACTTCCTCATGAGCTGGAGTTCATCAG GAACCTTTTTTATATACTCAGGATTCTCTTTAATGACTATCCTATATGTAGCCAAATTTGTCCCAGAAACTAAAGGGAAAACACTAGAAGAAATCCAGGCATGCATCAATTCATAG